A window of Ovis canadensis isolate MfBH-ARS-UI-01 breed Bighorn chromosome X, ARS-UI_OviCan_v2, whole genome shotgun sequence contains these coding sequences:
- the LOC138930654 gene encoding melanoma-associated antigen B18-like — protein sequence MLVEFLLEIYTKKEPNSQHALLKVTGRKYRQHFPEILRRASKHMELVFGLELMEVYRSKNIYALSNKLSLRGDEGLSDEKCLPKSGFLTVLLGNIFMKGNGAPGEEVWEFLSVLGIYTGRRHWISGEPRRLITKDLAQKKYLKYRQVPNGDPPHYEFLWGPRACVVTNKMKVLEVLGKIHDTVPTSFPDL from the coding sequence ATGCTGGTGGAGTTCCTGCTAGAGATATACACCAAGAAGGAGCCCAACTCGCAGCACGCCCTGCTGAAGGTCACTGGCAGGAAGTATAGGCAGCACTTCCCTGAGATCCTCAGGAGAGCGTCTAAGCACATGGAGCTGGTGTTTGGCCTGGAGCTAATGGAAGTCTACCGCAGCAAGAACATCTACGCTCTCAGCAACAAGCTCAGCCTCCGGGGGGATGAAGGTCTGAGTGATGAGAAGTGTCTGCCCAAGTCTGGTTTCCTCACTGTGCTCCTAGGGAATATCTTCATGAAGGGTAACGGCGCCCCCGGGGAGGAGGTCTGGGAATTCCTCAGTGTGTTGGGGATCTATACTGGGAGGAGGCACTGGATCTCTGGGGAGCCCAGAAGGCTCATCACCAAAGATCTGGCGCAGAAGAAGTACCTGAAGTACCGACAGGTGCCCAATGGGGATCCTCCGCACTACGAGTTCCTGTGGGGCCCGAGAGCTTGTGTTGTGACCAATAAGATGAAGGTGTTGGAGGTACTGGGCAAGATCCACGATACGGTCCCGACTTCCTTCCCAGACCTCTAG